In one window of Mercurialis annua linkage group LG4, ddMerAnnu1.2, whole genome shotgun sequence DNA:
- the LOC126677902 gene encoding dirigent protein 22-like codes for MAKLPINLASQFITILLLSALVNSASAADQNHEFVKTMDRKLFGLKKEKLSHFRMYWHDIVSGPNPSGVQAVPPLNSSKTGFGSVRMIDNPLTSGPEMSSKLLGQAQGFYAQASQQDIGLLMVMNFAFVQGKYNGSTITVLGRNSVFSKVREMPVIGGSGLFRFARGYVQASTHKFDLTTKDATVEYNIYVLHY; via the coding sequence ATGGCTAAACTACCCATTAATCTTGCTTCCCAGTTCATCACCATCCTTCTCCTCTCTGCTCTCGTCAACTCAGCCTCCGCAGCAGATCAAAACCATGAATTCGTCAAAACCATGGACAGAAAACTGTTCGGTCTCAAGAAAGAAAAGCTAAGCCATTTTCGCATGTATTGGCATGATATAGTCTCCGGCCCTAACCCTAGCGGCGTTCAAGCCGTTCCGCCGCTTAATTCTTCCAAAACCGGGTTTGGTAGCGTGCGGATGATCGATAACCCGTTAACCTCAGGCCCAGAAATGAGCTCAAAGTTACTGGGACAAGCACAAGGGTTTTACGCACAAGCTTCACAGCAAGATATCGGGCTTTTAATGGTTATGAATTTTGCTTTTGTTCAAGGTAAATATAATGGTAGTACGATCACTGTTCTTGGCCGGAACAGCGTGTTTTCTAAGGTTAGAGAGATGCCGGTGATCGGAGGAAGTGGGCTTTTCCGGTTTGCTAGAGGCTATGTTCAGGCCAGCACTCATAAGTTTGATCTTACTACAAAAGATGCTACAGTTGAGTATAATATTTATGTGCTCCATTATTGA